One Streptomyces drozdowiczii DNA segment encodes these proteins:
- the gmd gene encoding GDP-mannose 4,6-dehydratase: protein MAKTALITGVTGQDGSYLSELLLQKGYTVHGLIRRSSSFNTERIDHIYQGPEQEHRSFVLHHADLADGVALVNLLRDIRPDEVYNLGAQSHVRVSFDAPLYTGDVTGLGTIRLLEAVRASGIDTRIYQASSSEMFGASPPPQNELTPFHPRSPYSVAKVYSYWATVNYREAYGMFAVNGILFNHESPRRGETFVTRKITRGVARIKAGLQSRLHLGNLDAIRDWGYAPEYVDAMWRMLQCETPDDYVVATGEGVSVRQFLEYAFEHAGLDWREYVRYDAKYERPSEVDALIGDASKAGQLLGWKPAVRARELARIMVDADVRRLSDELAGAAVRVDR from the coding sequence GTGGCGAAGACCGCGCTCATCACCGGGGTGACCGGACAGGACGGTTCGTACCTGTCGGAGCTGCTGCTCCAGAAGGGGTACACGGTCCACGGCCTGATCCGCCGCTCGTCCAGTTTCAACACGGAGCGGATCGACCACATCTACCAGGGCCCGGAGCAGGAGCACCGGTCCTTCGTGCTGCACCACGCGGATCTGGCCGACGGGGTCGCGCTGGTGAACCTGTTGCGGGACATCCGGCCCGACGAGGTGTACAACCTGGGCGCGCAGTCGCATGTGCGGGTCTCCTTCGACGCGCCGCTGTACACGGGGGACGTGACCGGTCTGGGCACGATCCGGCTCCTGGAGGCGGTCCGGGCCAGTGGCATCGACACCCGGATCTACCAGGCGTCCTCCTCGGAGATGTTCGGCGCGAGCCCGCCGCCGCAGAACGAACTGACCCCGTTCCACCCGCGCAGCCCGTACAGCGTCGCCAAGGTCTACTCGTACTGGGCGACGGTCAACTACCGCGAGGCGTACGGGATGTTCGCGGTGAACGGCATCCTGTTCAACCATGAGTCGCCCCGGCGCGGGGAGACCTTCGTGACCCGGAAGATCACCCGTGGTGTGGCCCGGATCAAGGCGGGCCTCCAGTCCCGGCTGCATCTGGGCAACCTGGACGCGATACGCGACTGGGGTTACGCCCCCGAGTACGTGGACGCGATGTGGCGCATGCTCCAGTGCGAAACCCCGGACGACTACGTGGTGGCCACCGGCGAGGGCGTCAGCGTCCGGCAGTTCCTGGAGTACGCCTTCGAGCACGCCGGCCTCGACTGGCGCGAGTACGTCCGCTACGACGCGAAGTACGAGCGGCCCAGCGAGGTCGACGCGCTGATCGGGGACGCCTCGAAGGCCGGGCAGCTGCTGGGCTGGAAACCGGCCGTACGGGCCCGGGAGCTGGCCCGGATCATGGTCGACGCCGATGTGCGCCGGCTCTCCGACGAACTCGCGGGGGCCGCCGTGCGCGTGGACAGATAG
- a CDS encoding GDP-L-fucose synthase family protein, whose amino-acid sequence MTTDLPGPPRERVPSLLRPGARVFVAGHRGLVGSAVVRRLTADGHEVVTRGRDRLDLRDAERTAAFLRGIRPDAVVLAAARVGGIMANSTYPVQFIEDNLRIQLSVIAGAHAAGTERLLFLGSSCIYPKHAPQPIPESALLTGPLEPTNEAYALAKIAGIVQTQSYRRQYGASYISAMPTNLYGPGDSFDLETSHVLPALIRRFHEARESGAPALTLWGSGNPRREFLHVDDLAAACVLLLERYDDDAPVNVGCGDDLTIRELAAMVADVTAYQGETRWDTGKPDGTPRKLLDVSRLTSLGFAPRIPLKEGIAETYSWWLRQRAA is encoded by the coding sequence ATGACGACAGATCTCCCCGGCCCTCCCCGGGAACGCGTCCCGTCCCTGCTACGCCCCGGTGCCCGCGTGTTCGTCGCCGGCCACCGGGGCCTGGTCGGGTCGGCGGTGGTCCGCCGCCTCACCGCCGACGGCCATGAGGTGGTCACCCGCGGCCGCGACCGCCTCGATCTCCGGGACGCCGAGCGCACCGCCGCCTTCCTGCGCGGCATACGCCCGGACGCCGTGGTGCTGGCCGCCGCCCGGGTCGGCGGGATCATGGCCAACAGCACGTATCCCGTGCAGTTCATCGAGGACAACCTGCGCATCCAGCTGAGCGTGATCGCGGGTGCGCACGCGGCCGGTACCGAGCGGCTGCTCTTCCTCGGCTCGTCCTGCATCTACCCGAAGCACGCCCCCCAGCCGATCCCCGAGAGCGCGCTGCTCACCGGACCCCTGGAACCCACCAACGAGGCGTACGCGCTGGCGAAGATCGCCGGCATCGTGCAGACGCAGTCCTACCGCCGCCAGTACGGCGCCTCCTACATCAGCGCCATGCCGACCAATCTCTACGGCCCCGGCGACAGCTTCGACCTGGAGACCTCGCACGTCCTGCCCGCCCTGATCCGCCGCTTCCACGAGGCCCGCGAGTCCGGCGCACCCGCCCTCACGCTCTGGGGGTCCGGAAACCCCCGTCGCGAGTTCCTGCACGTGGACGACCTCGCCGCCGCCTGCGTGCTCCTGCTGGAGCGTTACGACGACGACGCACCGGTCAACGTCGGCTGCGGCGACGACCTCACCATCCGCGAACTCGCCGCCATGGTGGCCGACGTGACGGCCTATCAGGGCGAGACCCGCTGGGACACGGGCAAACCCGACGGCACCCCGCGCAAACTCCTGGACGTCTCCCGGCTGACCTCCCTCGGCTTCGCACCGCGCATCCCGCTGAAGGAGGGCATCGCGGAGACGTACTCCTGGTGGCTCCGGCAGCGGGCCGCGTAG
- a CDS encoding sugar transferase yields MPRGQDIGRPRQLPDVRRERGAGAPGRRPGLLPLVVCAESAGLGLPAWLVLRADGQPEALAGASAATLVWCGVRAARGRYVLRAPGRPPGALTTPGDWLLLIGVLAVLWTALDAPIDPGAAVVALVPGLLAGTGISGARRLARSGRRRTARRVLVVGEAAGVDRAVRLLTSREDHGYRVVAALPVGAAALSCEVPVPGRLAPAPAGDDASTVLGASFAHEADLALVVPGPGLAEERLRQLTWGLHDGGLEVSVLSHLSETAADRIRPSSAAGLTLLHIVPPLRRGLQPALKAAVDRTGAACGLVALAPLLLLIAVAVRLTSAGPVFHRQVRQGRHNHPFVMWKFRTMVVDAERRKARLTEANENDGPMFKMRRDPRVTRLGRLLRRSSLDELPQLINVLKGDMSLVGPRPPLPDEVSRYDERELRRLAVKPGLTGLWQVSGRSDLSWQETVSLDLWYVDNWSVATDMGLMARTLRAVTDGRGAY; encoded by the coding sequence ATGCCGCGCGGCCAGGACATCGGCCGGCCGCGGCAGCTGCCGGACGTACGGCGGGAACGCGGCGCCGGGGCGCCCGGCAGGCGCCCGGGCCTGCTGCCCCTGGTGGTGTGCGCCGAATCCGCCGGGCTCGGTTTACCCGCCTGGCTGGTGCTCCGCGCCGACGGGCAGCCCGAGGCCCTGGCCGGGGCGTCCGCGGCCACCCTGGTGTGGTGCGGGGTGCGGGCCGCGCGGGGGCGGTACGTCCTACGTGCGCCGGGCCGTCCGCCCGGGGCGCTGACCACGCCCGGGGACTGGTTGCTGCTCATCGGTGTGCTGGCGGTGCTGTGGACCGCCCTCGACGCACCGATCGACCCGGGGGCGGCCGTCGTCGCCCTCGTCCCCGGGCTTCTGGCGGGGACGGGCATCTCGGGGGCGCGCCGGCTGGCCCGGTCCGGGAGGCGCCGGACGGCGCGCCGGGTGCTGGTGGTCGGCGAGGCCGCGGGGGTGGACCGGGCGGTGCGGCTGCTCACCTCGCGGGAGGACCACGGCTATCGCGTGGTGGCCGCCCTGCCGGTGGGCGCGGCGGCGCTGAGCTGCGAGGTCCCGGTGCCGGGGCGGCTGGCTCCGGCCCCGGCGGGGGACGACGCCTCGACGGTGCTGGGCGCTTCCTTCGCGCACGAGGCGGACCTCGCGCTGGTGGTCCCGGGTCCGGGGCTGGCCGAGGAGCGGTTGCGGCAGCTGACCTGGGGCCTGCACGACGGCGGTCTGGAGGTGTCGGTGCTCTCGCACCTCTCGGAGACCGCGGCGGACCGGATACGCCCCTCTTCGGCGGCCGGGCTCACCCTGCTGCACATCGTGCCGCCGCTGCGCCGGGGGCTCCAGCCGGCCCTGAAGGCGGCGGTGGACCGGACGGGGGCCGCCTGCGGGCTGGTCGCCCTGGCCCCCTTGTTGCTGCTGATCGCGGTGGCGGTCCGGCTGACCTCGGCGGGGCCGGTCTTCCACCGGCAGGTCCGTCAGGGGCGGCACAACCACCCGTTCGTCATGTGGAAGTTCCGCACGATGGTGGTGGACGCCGAGCGGCGCAAGGCGCGGCTCACCGAGGCCAACGAGAACGACGGCCCGATGTTCAAGATGCGCCGGGACCCCCGGGTGACCCGGCTCGGCCGGCTGCTGCGGCGCTCGTCGCTGGACGAACTGCCCCAGCTCATCAACGTACTCAAGGGTGACATGTCCCTGGTCGGCCCGCGTCCGCCGCTGCCGGACGAGGTGTCCCGGTACGACGAGCGGGAGTTGCGGAGGCTCGCGGTGAAACCGGGGCTGACGGGCCTGTGGCAGGTCAGCGGCCGGTCCGACCTCTCGTGGCAGGAGACGGTGTCGCTGGACCTCTGGTACGTCGACAACTGGTCGGTGGCCACGGACATGGGGCTCATGGCCCGCACGCTGCGCGCCGTCACCGACGGCCGCGGGGCGTACTGA
- a CDS encoding D-arabinono-1,4-lactone oxidase — protein sequence MTPAEKNWAGNITFGAKRLCVPRSVRELRETVAASDAVRPLGTRHSFNTVADTTGDQVSLAGLPRVVDIDVPGRTVTLTAGLRFGEFAAELHEHGLALANLGSLPHISAAGAVATGTHGSGVGNRSLAGAVRALSLVTADGGTRTLRRTDEDFAGAVVSLGALGVVTSLELDLVPAFEVRQWVYEDLPEATLTARFDEVVSAAYSVSVFTDWRPGPVGQVWLKQRVGDGGTTAAMPAEWLGARLADGPRHPIPGMPAGNCTAQQGVPGPWHERLPHFRMEFTPSNGDELQSEYFVARRDAVAAYEALARLRDRIAPVLQVSELRTVAADDLWLSPAHGRDSVAFHFTWVPDAAAVAPVAAAIEEALAPFGARPHWGKVFSTDPGVLRTLYPRYADFEELVRRYDPEGTFRNAFLDRYFRS from the coding sequence GTGACCCCCGCGGAGAAGAACTGGGCCGGCAACATCACCTTCGGCGCGAAGCGGCTGTGCGTGCCGCGATCCGTCCGCGAACTGCGCGAGACGGTCGCCGCCTCCGACGCGGTCCGCCCCCTGGGCACCCGGCACTCCTTCAACACCGTCGCGGACACCACAGGCGACCAGGTGTCGCTCGCCGGACTCCCGCGCGTCGTGGACATCGACGTCCCCGGCCGGACCGTCACCCTGACCGCCGGACTCCGCTTCGGTGAGTTCGCCGCCGAACTGCACGAGCACGGTCTCGCCCTGGCCAACCTGGGCTCGCTCCCGCACATCTCGGCCGCCGGCGCCGTCGCGACCGGCACCCACGGCTCCGGCGTGGGCAACCGCTCCCTCGCGGGCGCGGTGCGCGCCCTCTCCCTGGTGACGGCCGACGGAGGGACGCGCACCCTGCGGCGCACCGACGAGGACTTCGCGGGCGCGGTCGTCTCCCTCGGCGCGCTCGGCGTGGTGACCTCGCTGGAACTGGACCTCGTACCCGCCTTCGAGGTGCGCCAGTGGGTGTACGAGGATCTGCCCGAGGCCACACTCACCGCGCGCTTCGACGAGGTGGTGTCCGCCGCCTACAGCGTCAGCGTCTTCACGGACTGGCGCCCCGGACCGGTCGGCCAGGTGTGGCTGAAGCAGCGGGTGGGCGACGGGGGCACCACGGCCGCGATGCCCGCCGAGTGGCTGGGCGCACGGCTCGCCGACGGCCCCCGGCACCCGATCCCCGGGATGCCCGCCGGGAACTGCACCGCGCAGCAGGGTGTGCCAGGGCCCTGGCACGAGCGGCTGCCGCACTTCCGGATGGAGTTCACCCCGAGCAACGGCGACGAGCTCCAGTCGGAGTACTTCGTGGCCCGCAGGGACGCCGTCGCCGCCTACGAGGCCCTGGCCCGGCTGCGGGACCGGATCGCCCCGGTGCTCCAGGTCTCCGAGCTCCGCACCGTCGCCGCCGACGACCTGTGGCTGAGCCCCGCCCACGGCCGGGACTCGGTGGCCTTCCACTTCACCTGGGTCCCGGACGCGGCGGCCGTCGCGCCGGTGGCCGCGGCGATCGAGGAGGCCCTGGCCCCGTTCGGCGCCCGCCCGCACTGGGGCAAGGTCTTCTCCACGGACCCCGGGGTGCTGCGCACGCTCTACCCGCGCTACGCGGACTTCGAGGAGCTGGTGCGCCGCTACGACCCGGAGGGCACCTTCCGCAACGCGTTCCTGGACCGGTACTTCCGGAGCTGA